The Paenibacillus macerans genome includes a window with the following:
- a CDS encoding ABC transporter permease gives MNWRRRLINPVLDKEFRLRMRTPRSAFIVFAYILVTGLLAMAIIYMTTSKGFSAGGRLDPGVSRIIFYVLSIGQLVLIAFMTPALTAGVISGEREKQTLNMLLTTQQSSATIILSKLLSSLSFMTLVILATLPVYSIVFLYGGLSPKQLALVFLFYLFVMLLLGSIGVFYSTLFKKTIVSVIMTYGTGLIIFLVTGIVYIIAMGIEQASYYSSGGPPRSYSWVGFILGLNPAGALISLFEPSFSESVFLVRGGNMQSGAPVELWQQFLGVYSPLIALFLWLAIRHVRPVRRRIKSRAIETTEPGTMTKTKTEE, from the coding sequence ATGAACTGGCGTAGAAGGCTGATCAATCCCGTGCTGGACAAAGAGTTTCGTCTCCGGATGCGAACACCCCGTTCGGCGTTTATCGTGTTTGCCTATATTCTGGTGACGGGGCTGCTGGCGATGGCCATCATTTATATGACGACATCTAAAGGGTTTAGCGCCGGCGGACGGTTGGATCCCGGCGTCAGCCGGATCATCTTTTACGTGCTCAGCATCGGCCAACTGGTACTGATCGCGTTCATGACCCCCGCCTTGACGGCCGGGGTGATCAGCGGCGAACGGGAGAAGCAGACGCTGAACATGCTGCTTACCACGCAGCAGAGCTCCGCAACGATTATTTTGAGCAAGCTCCTGTCTTCCTTAAGCTTCATGACGCTTGTTATTCTGGCGACTTTGCCGGTGTACAGCATCGTTTTTTTATACGGGGGACTCTCGCCGAAGCAACTGGCGCTCGTCTTTTTGTTCTATCTGTTTGTCATGCTGCTGTTGGGTTCGATCGGGGTGTTTTATTCCACTTTGTTCAAAAAAACGATCGTATCGGTCATCATGACTTACGGCACGGGCTTGATCATTTTTCTGGTGACGGGCATTGTCTATATCATTGCGATGGGGATCGAGCAGGCGAGCTACTACAGTTCGGGGGGGCCTCCACGCTCCTATTCATGGGTAGGCTTCATCCTGGGGTTAAATCCCGCGGGAGCGTTGATCAGCCTATTTGAGCCGTCTTTTTCCGAATCCGTGTTCCTGGTCCGGGGAGGCAATATGCAGTCCGGCGCGCCGGTTGAACTGTGGCAGCAATTTCTGGGGGTTTACAGCCCGTTGATCGCGCTGTTTCTGTGGCTGGCCATCCGTCATGTTCGCCCGGTGAGAAGAAGAATAAAAAGCCGCGCGATCGAGACAACCGAACCGGGGACGATGACCAAGACCAAGACGGAAGAGTAG
- a CDS encoding ABC transporter ATP-binding protein → MIEIKNLTKTYGSFEALKAVNLSIAKGTVFGFVGPNGAGKTTTMSILATLLLPTSGTAKVGGFEVTEQPQEVRKRIGYMPDFFGVYDQFKTTEYLHFYGASYGIPRAERNALIPQLLELVNLSDKKDAYVDSLSRGMKQRLCLARCLVHDPDVLILDEPASGLDPRARIEMREILKELKLMGKTIIISSHILPELAEMVDEIGVIERGRLIAQGKVAEIQNRLRVKRVLHIRVLDRADELAGLLQDEMHVSEVLQDETGVHVHFGGGDAEQAQLLGRMISLGFQVLSFNEAQTNLEDVFLEITKGGASDELA, encoded by the coding sequence ATGATCGAGATCAAAAATCTGACGAAAACCTACGGCAGCTTCGAGGCGCTGAAAGCGGTGAACCTGTCCATCGCCAAAGGGACGGTGTTCGGGTTTGTCGGTCCGAACGGGGCCGGGAAAACGACGACGATGTCGATTTTGGCCACGCTGCTGCTGCCGACGTCTGGCACGGCTAAAGTAGGCGGCTTCGAAGTTACCGAACAACCGCAGGAAGTGCGGAAAAGAATCGGCTATATGCCGGATTTCTTCGGGGTTTACGATCAGTTCAAAACGACGGAGTACCTGCACTTTTACGGGGCCAGCTACGGAATTCCCCGCGCTGAGCGCAACGCCTTGATTCCGCAGCTATTGGAGCTGGTGAACCTGAGCGACAAAAAAGACGCATACGTGGACAGCCTGTCGCGCGGGATGAAGCAGCGCCTTTGCCTGGCCCGCTGCCTTGTGCATGATCCCGATGTGCTTATTTTGGACGAACCGGCCTCCGGGCTTGACCCCAGGGCGCGGATTGAAATGCGGGAGATCTTGAAGGAATTGAAGCTGATGGGCAAAACGATCATTATCTCCTCGCATATTTTGCCGGAGCTGGCCGAGATGGTCGACGAAATCGGTGTGATCGAGCGGGGCAGGCTGATTGCTCAGGGCAAGGTGGCGGAAATACAGAATCGTCTGCGCGTTAAAAGAGTGCTGCATATCCGCGTGCTCGACCGGGCCGATGAATTGGCCGGGCTGCTGCAGGATGAGATGCATGTCAGCGAGGTGCTGCAGGATGAAACCGGCGTGCATGTTCATTTCGGAGGCGGGGACGCGGAGCAGGCGCAACTGCTGGGCCGCATGATCTCTTTGGGGTTCCAGGTGCTGTCCTTTAACGAAGCGCAGACCAACCTGGAAGATGTATTTTTGGAGATTACCAAAGGAGGGGCAAGCGATGAACTGGCGTAG
- a CDS encoding DUF7408 domain-containing protein, giving the protein MLFQAKRIVPLIVLCAALLAGIVYAVPQPARAADKPSITIESELGFNGTVKLGEWNPLTITLTSSADISGELVVEAQIPYTGESTTHIQAVDLPAGSPKKVTFAVLGNRFDQYNNSIRFYEGTAESGKMIPFAAGSSYLETIPKNGTLVGTLAADPDSLNFLRTLNGSGGNVTVVPLDKEQVPEDGTLLSSLDVLLINDYSADTLGKGRTGAIRSWVHKGGTLILSGGGGYPKSAKGFEDLSPVDYAGNTSVSELPELEKLGGKKLSLDRSFPVSAAKLKEGAAAIAQFDSEPLIASWSVGQGKVIYAAYDVAMEPLHAWSGHPGVWSSVLQLDLTSGTGKPEGSKSELFSGIDGLLDYFPSMTLPPFSLLIWLLLGYAVLVAPLLYYILKKLDKREWSWVLIPLIAVAASGGIYMAGTSGGSSVQTHTFNIMELDGKGRAERTTASAMFVPRGGDYHVELPAGTYVSVKREDGLLAGGQHQEPNRQSIRVQADRTTVKLKGMTHRSFAKLWMDQPEDREFGAVSVEAGFDGQGRLQGTVTNRTDADLSDAALIVGKKVFLLGELPKQQSVPIAPSSMTVPYDDYGGNLFPYNGSGTRRDNMLLERQRGLVNSYLNVLFEQDKYLFIAWSKEQLSDYKVNGKSVKSDQLNMWVQPFEPALGQNGEMYLPYGFAAGRVLNVTSSQWSEEGSGRVNMAPGEMQIEYRLPAAPNPAYSQLSIAIRQQDKGSRTTAAIWNAEKEAWRELNWKNGEVKFADQANQYLQNGTNLRIRITAEEWTSFDIPELSLQGRYSE; this is encoded by the coding sequence GTGTTGTTTCAAGCAAAACGGATCGTACCGCTGATCGTGCTCTGTGCGGCGCTGCTGGCGGGGATCGTTTATGCGGTTCCGCAGCCGGCCCGAGCGGCGGACAAGCCGTCCATCACCATAGAGAGCGAACTTGGGTTTAACGGTACTGTCAAGCTGGGCGAATGGAATCCGCTTACCATTACCCTTACGAGTAGTGCCGACATAAGCGGGGAACTGGTTGTTGAGGCGCAGATTCCGTATACCGGGGAGAGTACAACCCATATCCAGGCGGTGGATTTGCCGGCCGGCTCGCCGAAAAAAGTTACCTTTGCGGTGCTTGGAAACCGTTTCGACCAATATAACAATTCGATTCGTTTTTACGAAGGAACGGCGGAATCGGGGAAAATGATCCCGTTTGCTGCGGGCAGCTCCTATTTGGAGACGATCCCCAAGAACGGAACGCTGGTCGGGACCCTGGCCGCCGATCCGGACAGCTTGAACTTTCTAAGGACGCTTAACGGTTCGGGCGGAAACGTGACCGTCGTTCCTTTAGACAAGGAGCAGGTGCCCGAGGACGGTACGCTGCTGTCTTCGCTGGATGTGCTGCTTATTAACGATTACTCCGCCGATACGCTTGGCAAGGGGCGAACCGGGGCCATTCGTTCCTGGGTTCATAAGGGCGGCACGCTTATCCTCAGCGGCGGAGGCGGTTATCCCAAAAGCGCGAAAGGCTTCGAGGACCTGTCTCCGGTCGATTACGCCGGCAATACGAGTGTATCCGAGCTGCCTGAGCTTGAAAAACTGGGCGGGAAAAAGCTATCCCTGGATCGTTCTTTCCCCGTTTCCGCGGCTAAGCTGAAGGAAGGGGCCGCGGCCATCGCACAGTTTGATTCCGAGCCGCTCATCGCGTCTTGGTCCGTGGGGCAAGGTAAGGTCATTTATGCGGCTTATGATGTTGCGATGGAACCGCTTCATGCCTGGAGCGGACATCCCGGGGTCTGGTCTTCGGTCCTGCAGCTTGATCTAACGAGCGGCACCGGCAAGCCGGAAGGCAGTAAAAGCGAACTGTTTTCGGGAATCGACGGCCTGCTTGATTATTTTCCGTCTATGACCCTGCCGCCTTTCTCACTATTAATATGGCTGCTGTTGGGTTATGCGGTGCTCGTTGCGCCTTTACTGTATTACATACTTAAAAAGCTGGACAAGCGGGAGTGGTCTTGGGTACTGATTCCGCTCATTGCCGTTGCGGCGAGCGGCGGCATTTATATGGCCGGGACCTCCGGAGGGTCGTCGGTTCAGACACATACCTTCAATATTATGGAGCTGGACGGAAAAGGACGGGCCGAACGAACGACGGCCTCGGCTATGTTCGTCCCGAGAGGCGGAGATTACCATGTAGAATTGCCCGCCGGCACGTACGTGTCGGTGAAGCGGGAGGACGGTCTGCTCGCCGGCGGACAGCATCAGGAGCCGAACCGGCAGTCCATCCGGGTGCAGGCGGATCGTACGACGGTGAAGCTCAAGGGCATGACCCACCGTTCCTTCGCCAAGCTGTGGATGGATCAGCCGGAAGACAGGGAATTCGGAGCGGTCAGCGTTGAAGCCGGATTCGACGGACAAGGCAGGCTGCAAGGCACCGTAACGAACCGCACGGATGCGGATTTGAGCGATGCCGCGCTGATTGTGGGCAAAAAAGTGTTTCTGCTGGGAGAGCTGCCGAAGCAGCAATCCGTTCCGATTGCGCCCAGTTCGATGACGGTTCCCTATGATGATTACGGGGGGAATTTATTCCCTTATAACGGCAGCGGCACCCGGCGGGACAATATGCTGCTGGAGCGGCAAAGAGGACTTGTGAACAGCTATTTGAACGTTCTTTTTGAACAGGACAAGTATCTGTTTATCGCCTGGAGCAAAGAACAGCTAAGCGACTACAAGGTGAACGGAAAGAGCGTAAAATCCGACCAATTGAACATGTGGGTGCAGCCGTTCGAACCGGCTCTTGGCCAGAATGGGGAAATGTATTTGCCGTACGGTTTTGCGGCAGGACGGGTTTTGAACGTAACTTCAAGCCAATGGAGCGAGGAAGGCAGCGGCAGAGTCAATATGGCTCCCGGAGAAATGCAGATCGAGTACCGGCTGCCGGCGGCGCCGAATCCGGCCTATTCACAGCTGTCGATAGCCATTCGTCAGCAGGATAAGGGGAGCAGGACGACGGCGGCGATTTGGAACGCGGAGAAAGAAGCCTGGAGAGAGCTGAATTGGAAGAATGGCGAAGTTAAATTTGCGGATCAAGCAAATCAATATTTGCAAAACGGAACTAACTTGCGGATCCGCATCACGGCCGAGGAATGGACGAGCTTTGATATACCGGAACTTTCCCTGCAAGGGAGGTACAGCGAATGA